A window of the Harmonia axyridis chromosome 5, icHarAxyr1.1, whole genome shotgun sequence genome harbors these coding sequences:
- the LOC123681353 gene encoding E3 ubiquitin-protein ligase RNF185-like isoform X3, producing the protein MSRITEDVKTSGESNNGDQNPSSSKASEEDSKDDKTFECNICLDTAKDAVVSLCGHLFCWPCLHQWLETRPTRQVCPVCKASISKEKVVPLYGRGSTKQEDPREKVPPRPAGQRTEPEPGSSFPGLLIGFGFADNGFHMSFGIGAFPFGFFTSTFNFADGRPAAAARGTQQQIEEQFLSKIFLWMAILFVAWLVLA; encoded by the exons ATGTCTAGGATTACCGAAGACGTTAAAACATCTGGGGAGTCTAATAATGGAGACCAAAATCCGAGTTCTTCGAAAGCATCCGAAGAAGATAGTAAAGATGATAAAACTTTTGAATGTAACATTTGTTTAGATACAGCTAAAGATGCTGTTGTTAGTCTATGCGGCCATTTATTTTG CTGGCCCTGTTTACATCAATGGCTAGAAACTAGGCCTACAAGGCAGGTGTGCCCAGTATGTAAAGCTAGCATAAGTAAGGAAAAGGTTGTTCCATTGTATGGTAGAGGGAGTACTAAACAAGAAGATCCAAGAGAAAAAGTGCCTCCTCGTCCAGCAGGTCAAAGGACGGAACCAGAACCTGGATCTTCATTTCCAGGTTTGTTGATAG gttttggttTTGCTGACAATGGTTTCCATATGTCCTTTGGAATAGGAGCCTTTCCCTTTGGGTTTTTCACTTCAACATTCAATTTTGCTGATGGTAGGCCAGCAGCAGCTGCCAGAGGCACACAGCAACAAATTGAAGAACAATTTTTGTCAAAAATATTCCTGTGGATGGCGATTTTATTTGTAGCATGGTTAGTCTTGGCATAA
- the LOC123681353 gene encoding E3 ubiquitin-protein ligase RNF185-like isoform X1, protein MFFGSSSVQLNRNEKFLRLKSQCKFSTLTMSRITEDVKTSGESNNGDQNPSSSKASEEDSKDDKTFECNICLDTAKDAVVSLCGHLFCWPCLHQWLETRPTRQVCPVCKASISKEKVVPLYGRGSTKQEDPREKVPPRPAGQRTEPEPGSSFPGLLIGFGFADNGFHMSFGIGAFPFGFFTSTFNFADGRPAAAARGTQQQIEEQFLSKIFLWMAILFVAWLVLA, encoded by the exons ATGTTCTTTGGTTCTAGTTCTGTGCAGCTGAATAGAAACGAAAAG ttcCTGCGTTTAAAGAGCCAGTGCAAATTTTCCACATTGACCATGTCTAGGATTACCGAAGACGTTAAAACATCTGGGGAGTCTAATAATGGAGACCAAAATCCGAGTTCTTCGAAAGCATCCGAAGAAGATAGTAAAGATGATAAAACTTTTGAATGTAACATTTGTTTAGATACAGCTAAAGATGCTGTTGTTAGTCTATGCGGCCATTTATTTTG CTGGCCCTGTTTACATCAATGGCTAGAAACTAGGCCTACAAGGCAGGTGTGCCCAGTATGTAAAGCTAGCATAAGTAAGGAAAAGGTTGTTCCATTGTATGGTAGAGGGAGTACTAAACAAGAAGATCCAAGAGAAAAAGTGCCTCCTCGTCCAGCAGGTCAAAGGACGGAACCAGAACCTGGATCTTCATTTCCAGGTTTGTTGATAG gttttggttTTGCTGACAATGGTTTCCATATGTCCTTTGGAATAGGAGCCTTTCCCTTTGGGTTTTTCACTTCAACATTCAATTTTGCTGATGGTAGGCCAGCAGCAGCTGCCAGAGGCACACAGCAACAAATTGAAGAACAATTTTTGTCAAAAATATTCCTGTGGATGGCGATTTTATTTGTAGCATGGTTAGTCTTGGCATAA
- the LOC123681353 gene encoding E3 ubiquitin-protein ligase RNF185-like isoform X2, whose amino-acid sequence MFFGSSSVQLNRNEKFLRLKSQCKFSTLTMSRITEDVKTSGESNNGDQNPSSSKASEEDSKDDKTFECNICLDTAKDAVVSLCGHLFCWPCLHQWLETRPTRQVCPVCKASISKEKVVPLYGRGSTKQEDPREKVPPRPAGQRTEPEPGSSFPGFGFADNGFHMSFGIGAFPFGFFTSTFNFADGRPAAAARGTQQQIEEQFLSKIFLWMAILFVAWLVLA is encoded by the exons ATGTTCTTTGGTTCTAGTTCTGTGCAGCTGAATAGAAACGAAAAG ttcCTGCGTTTAAAGAGCCAGTGCAAATTTTCCACATTGACCATGTCTAGGATTACCGAAGACGTTAAAACATCTGGGGAGTCTAATAATGGAGACCAAAATCCGAGTTCTTCGAAAGCATCCGAAGAAGATAGTAAAGATGATAAAACTTTTGAATGTAACATTTGTTTAGATACAGCTAAAGATGCTGTTGTTAGTCTATGCGGCCATTTATTTTG CTGGCCCTGTTTACATCAATGGCTAGAAACTAGGCCTACAAGGCAGGTGTGCCCAGTATGTAAAGCTAGCATAAGTAAGGAAAAGGTTGTTCCATTGTATGGTAGAGGGAGTACTAAACAAGAAGATCCAAGAGAAAAAGTGCCTCCTCGTCCAGCAGGTCAAAGGACGGAACCAGAACCTGGATCTTCATTTCCAG gttttggttTTGCTGACAATGGTTTCCATATGTCCTTTGGAATAGGAGCCTTTCCCTTTGGGTTTTTCACTTCAACATTCAATTTTGCTGATGGTAGGCCAGCAGCAGCTGCCAGAGGCACACAGCAACAAATTGAAGAACAATTTTTGTCAAAAATATTCCTGTGGATGGCGATTTTATTTGTAGCATGGTTAGTCTTGGCATAA
- the LOC123681351 gene encoding ATP-dependent RNA helicase SUV3 homolog, mitochondrial isoform X1 produces the protein MLKISNQVQRICCRPHLKEIFSKPMRISDETICKHVTNYMQRRTKKSSSKISSLFVPVAVKPNPDDINVGAELTGSFNKAELLKLLNKFYQKTEIKQLLTENGLDNYLQHQCYVSFRRFCLEAENLPVDMHIVVSDILQGAGNVTDIFPYFIRHAKQMFPHLDCMDDLKKISDLRTPTNWYPEARAINRKIIFHAGPTNSGKTFHALERFYSAKSGVYCGPLKLLAVEVNNKANERGTPCDLITGEERSYADPSGAPSSHVSCTVEMTSVNTPYEVAVIDEIQMLKDPGRGWAWTRALLGIIAEEIHICGEAGTVDLLRQLCLTTGEDLEVRNYKRLTQLQIEDQALGSLDNVQPGDCIVCFSKNDIYTVSRGIEATGKEVAVIYGGLPPNTKLAQASKFNDPENACKIMVATDAIGMGLNLSIRRIIFYSLIKPTMNEKGEKEMDTLSVSSALQIAGRAGRYGTQWEEGRVTTFKTEDLKTLKTLLASQPEPIVQAGLHPTADQIELYAYHLPNSTLSNLMDIFVSLSTVDDSLYFMCNVEDFKFLADMIQHVPLPLRARYVFCCAPINKKMPFVCTMFLKFARQYSRNERITFDWLCRNIGWPLRTPKTIMDLVHLEAVFDVLDLYLWLSYRFMDLFVEASLIREMQKELDAIIQQGVKQITRLLKNSENYISSGTSSAASADDDFSLNRQKQSYLREDKPLGGRRLTERLLAQGILTPTMLQELKKEWNNSSNEATLQSENENSQIEEVNPKCETKKTRKKKTTK, from the exons atgttaaaaatcAGTAACCAGGTTCAAAGAATATGTTGTCGACCACatttaaaagaaatattttcaaagccaATGCGAATAAGTGATGAAACCATTTGTAAACATGTAACAAATTATATGCAACGACGAACCAAAAAAAGTAGTTCCAAAATTTCATCTCTATTTGTACCTGTGGCGGTAAAACCCAATCCAGATGATATAAATGTAGGAGCTGAATTAACAGGTTCATTCAATAAAGCTGAATTATTGAAACTGCTAAATAAATTCTACcagaaaacagaaataaaacAATTACTAACTGAAAATGGACTTGATA ATTATTTACAACATCAATGTTATGTGAGTTTCCGAAGATTTTGTTTAGAAGCAGAAAATTTACCTGTTGATATGCATATAGTAGTTAGTGATATTTTACAAGGAGCTGGAAATGTAACTGATATATTTCCATACTTCATTAGGCATGCCAAGCAAATGTTTCCTCATTTAGATTGTATGGATgacctgaaaaaaatttctgatcTGAGAACACCAACTAATTGGTATCCTGAGGCTAGAGCTAtcaatagaaaaattatatttcatgcaGGTCCTACAAATTCTGGTAAAACATTCCATGCACTAGAAAGATTTTATTCTGCCAAGTCTGGAGTGTATTGTGGACCCCTTAAGTTATTAGCTGTAGAAGTCAACAATAAAGCAAATGAGCGT GGCACTCCTTGTGATTTAATAACAGGAGAAGAAAGGAGTTATGCTGATCCTTCTGGAGCTCCATCTTCCCATGTGTCATGTACAGTGGAGATGACTTCTGTTAATACCCCTT atgaagTCGCTGTGATTGATGAGATACAAATGTTAAAAGATCCAGGGAGAGGGTGGGCATGGACAAGAGCTTTATTGGGAATAATAGCAGAAGAAATACATATTTGTGGAGAGGCTGGAACAGTAGATCTATTAAGACAATTATGTTTGACGACTGGTGAAGATCTAGAAGTAAGGAATTATAAAAGATTGACACAATTACAAATCGAAGACCAAGCATTAG GGTCATTGGATAATGTACAACCTGGAGATTGTATAGTATGTTTCAGTAAAAATGACATTTATACAGTTTCAAGAGGTATTGAAGCAACAGGAAAGGAGGTTGCTGTTATATATGGGGGTCTTCCACCTAATACCAAGCTTGCTCAAGCTTCTAAATTTAATGATCCTGAAAATGCTTGTAAAATCATGGTGGCAACCGATGCTATTGGAATGGGGCTGAATTT GAGTATTCGAAGAATCATATTCTATTCTTTGATAAAACCAACAATGAACGAGAAGGGAGAGAAAGAAATGGATACATTGTCAGTGTCTTCTGCACTTCAAATTGCAGGCAGAGCGGGACG TTATGGAACTCAATGGGAAGAGGGGAGAGTAACAACATTCAAGACTGAAGATTTGAAAACTTTGAAAACATTATTGGCATCTCAACCAGAACCTATTGTTCAAGCTGGTTTACATCCTACAGCAGATCAAATCGAACTGTATGCTTACCACTTACCAAATTCTACATTGAGCAACCTCATG GATATATTTGTCAGTTTATCAACGGTAGATGACTCTTTATATTTCATGTGCAATGTGGAAGACTTCAAATTTTTAGCAGATATGATTCAGCATGTCCCATTGCCTCTCAGGGCTCGATATGTTTTCTGTTGTGctccaataaataaaaagatgcCTTTTGTGTGTACCATGTTCCTGAAG TTCGCTAGGCAGTATAGTAGAAATGAACGAATAACATTTGACTGGTTATGCAGGAATATAGGATGGCCTTTACGAACACCAAAAACAATTATGGATTTAGTTCATCTTGAAGCTGTTTTCGATGTTCTCGACTTATACTTATGGTTGAG TTACCGCTTTATGGATCTTTTTGTTGAGGCTAGTCTTATAAGAGAAATGCAAAAAGAACTTGATGCCATCATTCAACAGGGAGTGAAACAGATCACAAGACTATTGAAAAATTCGGAGAATTACATCAGTTCTGGTACTTCCTCTGCTGCTTCTGCTGATGatgatttttctttgaataggCAAAAACAAAGTTACTTGAGAG AAGATAAACCTTTAGGAGGAAGACGTTTAACTGAGAGATTGTTAGCACAGGGAATTTTAACACCAACGATGctacaagaattgaaaaaagaatggaataattCATCTAATGAAGCAACACttcaatctgaaaatgaaaatagcCAAATAGAAGAGGTCAATCCTAAATGTGAAAccaaaaaaacaagaaaaaagaaGACAACAAAATGA
- the LOC123681351 gene encoding ATP-dependent RNA helicase SUV3 homolog, mitochondrial isoform X2: MLKISNQVQRICCRPHLKEIFSKPMRISDETICKHVTNYMQRRTKKSSSKISSLFVPVAVKPNPDDINVGAELTGSFNKAELLKLLNKFYQKTEIKQLLTENGLDNYLQHQCYVSFRRFCLEAENLPVDMHIVVSDILQGAGNVTDIFPYFIRHAKQMFPHLDCMDDLKKISDLRTPTNWYPEARAINRKIIFHAGPTNSGKTFHALERFYSAKSGVYCGPLKLLAVEVNNKANERGTPCDLITGEERSYADPSGAPSSHVSCTVEMTSVNTPYEVAVIDEIQMLKDPGRGWAWTRALLGIIAEEIHICGEAGTVDLLRQLCLTTGEDLEVRNYKRLTQLQIEDQALGSLDNVQPGDCIVCFSKNDIYTVSRGIEATGKEVAVIYGGLPPNTKLAQASKFNDPENACKIMVATDAIGMGLNLSIRRIIFYSLIKPTMNEKGEKEMDTLSVSSALQIAGRAGRYGTQWEEGRVTTFKTEDLKTLKTLLASQPEPIVQAGLHPTADQIELYAYHLPNSTLSNLMDIFVSLSTVDDSLYFMCNVEDFKFLADMIQHVPLPLRARYVFCCAPINKKMPFVCTMFLKFARQYSRNERITFDWLCRNIGWPLRTPKTIMDLVHLEAVFDVLDLYLWLSYRFMDLFVEASLIREMQKELDAIIQQGVKQITRLLKNSENYISSGTSSAASADDDFSLNRQKQSYLRDKPLGGRRLTERLLAQGILTPTMLQELKKEWNNSSNEATLQSENENSQIEEVNPKCETKKTRKKKTTK, translated from the exons atgttaaaaatcAGTAACCAGGTTCAAAGAATATGTTGTCGACCACatttaaaagaaatattttcaaagccaATGCGAATAAGTGATGAAACCATTTGTAAACATGTAACAAATTATATGCAACGACGAACCAAAAAAAGTAGTTCCAAAATTTCATCTCTATTTGTACCTGTGGCGGTAAAACCCAATCCAGATGATATAAATGTAGGAGCTGAATTAACAGGTTCATTCAATAAAGCTGAATTATTGAAACTGCTAAATAAATTCTACcagaaaacagaaataaaacAATTACTAACTGAAAATGGACTTGATA ATTATTTACAACATCAATGTTATGTGAGTTTCCGAAGATTTTGTTTAGAAGCAGAAAATTTACCTGTTGATATGCATATAGTAGTTAGTGATATTTTACAAGGAGCTGGAAATGTAACTGATATATTTCCATACTTCATTAGGCATGCCAAGCAAATGTTTCCTCATTTAGATTGTATGGATgacctgaaaaaaatttctgatcTGAGAACACCAACTAATTGGTATCCTGAGGCTAGAGCTAtcaatagaaaaattatatttcatgcaGGTCCTACAAATTCTGGTAAAACATTCCATGCACTAGAAAGATTTTATTCTGCCAAGTCTGGAGTGTATTGTGGACCCCTTAAGTTATTAGCTGTAGAAGTCAACAATAAAGCAAATGAGCGT GGCACTCCTTGTGATTTAATAACAGGAGAAGAAAGGAGTTATGCTGATCCTTCTGGAGCTCCATCTTCCCATGTGTCATGTACAGTGGAGATGACTTCTGTTAATACCCCTT atgaagTCGCTGTGATTGATGAGATACAAATGTTAAAAGATCCAGGGAGAGGGTGGGCATGGACAAGAGCTTTATTGGGAATAATAGCAGAAGAAATACATATTTGTGGAGAGGCTGGAACAGTAGATCTATTAAGACAATTATGTTTGACGACTGGTGAAGATCTAGAAGTAAGGAATTATAAAAGATTGACACAATTACAAATCGAAGACCAAGCATTAG GGTCATTGGATAATGTACAACCTGGAGATTGTATAGTATGTTTCAGTAAAAATGACATTTATACAGTTTCAAGAGGTATTGAAGCAACAGGAAAGGAGGTTGCTGTTATATATGGGGGTCTTCCACCTAATACCAAGCTTGCTCAAGCTTCTAAATTTAATGATCCTGAAAATGCTTGTAAAATCATGGTGGCAACCGATGCTATTGGAATGGGGCTGAATTT GAGTATTCGAAGAATCATATTCTATTCTTTGATAAAACCAACAATGAACGAGAAGGGAGAGAAAGAAATGGATACATTGTCAGTGTCTTCTGCACTTCAAATTGCAGGCAGAGCGGGACG TTATGGAACTCAATGGGAAGAGGGGAGAGTAACAACATTCAAGACTGAAGATTTGAAAACTTTGAAAACATTATTGGCATCTCAACCAGAACCTATTGTTCAAGCTGGTTTACATCCTACAGCAGATCAAATCGAACTGTATGCTTACCACTTACCAAATTCTACATTGAGCAACCTCATG GATATATTTGTCAGTTTATCAACGGTAGATGACTCTTTATATTTCATGTGCAATGTGGAAGACTTCAAATTTTTAGCAGATATGATTCAGCATGTCCCATTGCCTCTCAGGGCTCGATATGTTTTCTGTTGTGctccaataaataaaaagatgcCTTTTGTGTGTACCATGTTCCTGAAG TTCGCTAGGCAGTATAGTAGAAATGAACGAATAACATTTGACTGGTTATGCAGGAATATAGGATGGCCTTTACGAACACCAAAAACAATTATGGATTTAGTTCATCTTGAAGCTGTTTTCGATGTTCTCGACTTATACTTATGGTTGAG TTACCGCTTTATGGATCTTTTTGTTGAGGCTAGTCTTATAAGAGAAATGCAAAAAGAACTTGATGCCATCATTCAACAGGGAGTGAAACAGATCACAAGACTATTGAAAAATTCGGAGAATTACATCAGTTCTGGTACTTCCTCTGCTGCTTCTGCTGATGatgatttttctttgaataggCAAAAACAAAGTTACTTGAGAG ATAAACCTTTAGGAGGAAGACGTTTAACTGAGAGATTGTTAGCACAGGGAATTTTAACACCAACGATGctacaagaattgaaaaaagaatggaataattCATCTAATGAAGCAACACttcaatctgaaaatgaaaatagcCAAATAGAAGAGGTCAATCCTAAATGTGAAAccaaaaaaacaagaaaaaagaaGACAACAAAATGA
- the LOC123681352 gene encoding tripartite motif-containing protein 2-like isoform X1, whose product MDSLRRVIQTRLGERMTGMNSTLVETVSINYEDFNESFLTCGTCLCVYDGGEHTPKLLQCSHTVCLHCLTRIAASQTRDTGSFRCPICRELITIPRGGVAALPPSFLVNQLLDLMSRQRREVIPKCSVHINQELLFCETCDTVFCTICTKGSHNESADSCEHTVIPFSIAIKRMSEILLYKANECISKLNKAQEKVRSELQRLDSAREANLEQISIIFQQIQALVDKRKQEMIENVNSICTEKRKILEEQHTLIESEKNKVEGECQGLQYQVEVRNITQRIESLSEKLDVAITLNDPRENAFLTCDFKHNDTIKTISQQLNNLGRVRTSTTFPSLCTAEIEAENVTVGIESNILLTTMDYHGNSRNFGGDPVEAKLSSEPPDGSEPTTLEVIDCDNGTYRIKFRVVKAGSYCVKITIFDRPIKEYPISFEVTEHNNPVTMFGTKGSGKEEFMQPVAVSVDESENIIYVLDTGNSRIKVLDKNFSFVKHITNEGLFGRSCTGISLSNNGLVVINWRTKFITEMTVDGNTIRTFTHGSFLEPIDIAVDKSYGHILVADNGTSCIFVFDEEGKFLFQIGGKEVFQSISSVAIGPNGEIVVADSEIKVFSAKGDFLKVVADGGKAKGRYGSISVDSENRILASRTDHKGKSYLQILSIIDENLNSCIDSQNSKLKRPSGVAVTNDNHVIVVDLGNNCIKKYRYW is encoded by the exons ATGGATTCGCTGAGAAGAGTTATTCA AACCAGACTTGGGGAAAGGATGACCGGAATGAATTCGACCCTAGTTGAAACTGTCAGCATAAACTATGAAGATTTTAATGAGAGTTTTTTAACATGTGGTACTTGTTTAT GTGTTTATGATGGAGGAGAACATACTCCAAAACTCTTACAATGTTCTCACACTGTTTGTCTTCACTGTCTAACTAGAATAGCTGCCTCTCAAACTAGAGACACAGGATCATTCAGATGCCCGATATGCCGAGAACTGATAACTATACCAAGAGGAGGGGTAGCTGCCCTACCGCCCTCTTTCTTGGTCAATCAGTTACTGGATCTCATGTCTAGGCAGCGAAGGGAAGTTATACCAAAGTGTTCGGTCCACATAAACCAGGAATTGCTATTTTGTGAAACATGTGACACAGTCTTCTGCACAATATGCACCAAAGGTTCTCATAATGAATCTGCCGATTCATGTGAGCACACTGTCATCCCATTTTCTATTGCCATAAAGAGAATGTCAGAAATTTTATTGTACAAAGCAAACGAGTGTATATCTAAG TTAAACAAAGCACAAGAAAAAGTAAGGAGTGAGTTGCAAAGGTTGGATTCCGCACGAGAGGCAAACTTAGAACAAATTAGTATTATATTTCAACAGATTCAAGCACTAGTCGACAAACGTAAGCAGGAAATGATTGAAAATGTTAATTCCATTTGTACAGAAAAACGCAAAATCCTGGAAGAGCAGCACACTCTGattgaatcagaaaaaaataag GTAGAAGGGGAATGCCAGGGTTTACAATACCAAGTGGAAGTAAGGAATATCACACAACGAATTGAGAGTCTATCAGAGAAACTCGATGTTGCCATAACCTTGAATGATCCAAGGGAAAACGCATTTCTTACCTGTGATTTTAAGCATAACGACACTATCAAAACAATTTCACAACAACTCAATAACTTGGGACGGGTGAGAACAAGCACAACATTCCCCAGTTTATGTACAGCAGAAATAGAAGCAGAAAATGTAACTGTAGGAATTGAGTCAAACATATTATTGACGACCATGGATTACCATGGAAACTCTAGAAATTTTGGTGGAGATCCTGTAGAAGCAAAATTGTCGTCAGAACCACCTGATGGTTCTGAGCCCACAACCCTAGAAGTAATCGACTGTGATAATGGTACTTACAG aataaaattcAGAGTAGTAAAAGCTGGCAGTTACTGtgtaaaaattacaatatttgatcgtCCAATTAAGGAATATCCAATTTCCTTTGAAGTAACTGAACACAATAATCCTGTTACAATGTTTGGTACGAAAGGAAGTggaaaagaagaatttatgCAGCCTGTAGCAGTGTCTGTAGATGAAAGCGAAAATATCATATATGTTCTAGATACTGGAAATTCTAGAATAAAAGTTTTGgataaaaacttttcattcgTAAAACATATAACGAATGAAGGTCTTTTTGGCCGGAGTTGTACAG GAATTTCCTTGTCCAATAATGGTCTTGTAGTTATAAATTGGAGAACAAAATTCATCACCGAAATGACAGTAGATGGAAATACGATTCGAACATTTACTCATGGAAGTTTCTTAGAGCCCATCGATATTGCTGTAGACAAATCATATGGACACATTTTAGTTGCTGATAATGGTACAAGCTGTATTTTCGTTTTTGACGAGGAAGGAAAATTTCTGTTTCAG ATAGGAGGCAAAGAAGTCTTTCAGTCAATATCATCTGTAGCAATTGGCCCGAATGGTGAAATTGTCGTTGCAGACTcggaaataaaagtattttctgCAAAAGGTGATTTTCTGAAAGTAGTTGCAGACGGTGGAAAAG ctAAAGGTCGTTATGGCAGTATATCTGTGGACTCGGAAAATAGAATATTGGCCAGTAGAACTGACCACAAAGGAAAAAGTTACTTACAAATCTTATCGATAATTGATGAGAATCTAAACAGTTGTATTGATTCCCAAAATAGTAAACTCAAGAGACCCAGTGGAGTAGCGGTCACTAATGATAATCATGTCATTGTTGTTGACTTGGGaaataattgtataaaaaaatatcgcTACTGGTAG
- the LOC123681352 gene encoding tripartite motif-containing protein 2-like isoform X2 has protein sequence MTGMNSTLVETVSINYEDFNESFLTCGTCLCVYDGGEHTPKLLQCSHTVCLHCLTRIAASQTRDTGSFRCPICRELITIPRGGVAALPPSFLVNQLLDLMSRQRREVIPKCSVHINQELLFCETCDTVFCTICTKGSHNESADSCEHTVIPFSIAIKRMSEILLYKANECISKLNKAQEKVRSELQRLDSAREANLEQISIIFQQIQALVDKRKQEMIENVNSICTEKRKILEEQHTLIESEKNKVEGECQGLQYQVEVRNITQRIESLSEKLDVAITLNDPRENAFLTCDFKHNDTIKTISQQLNNLGRVRTSTTFPSLCTAEIEAENVTVGIESNILLTTMDYHGNSRNFGGDPVEAKLSSEPPDGSEPTTLEVIDCDNGTYRIKFRVVKAGSYCVKITIFDRPIKEYPISFEVTEHNNPVTMFGTKGSGKEEFMQPVAVSVDESENIIYVLDTGNSRIKVLDKNFSFVKHITNEGLFGRSCTGISLSNNGLVVINWRTKFITEMTVDGNTIRTFTHGSFLEPIDIAVDKSYGHILVADNGTSCIFVFDEEGKFLFQIGGKEVFQSISSVAIGPNGEIVVADSEIKVFSAKGDFLKVVADGGKAKGRYGSISVDSENRILASRTDHKGKSYLQILSIIDENLNSCIDSQNSKLKRPSGVAVTNDNHVIVVDLGNNCIKKYRYW, from the exons ATGACCGGAATGAATTCGACCCTAGTTGAAACTGTCAGCATAAACTATGAAGATTTTAATGAGAGTTTTTTAACATGTGGTACTTGTTTAT GTGTTTATGATGGAGGAGAACATACTCCAAAACTCTTACAATGTTCTCACACTGTTTGTCTTCACTGTCTAACTAGAATAGCTGCCTCTCAAACTAGAGACACAGGATCATTCAGATGCCCGATATGCCGAGAACTGATAACTATACCAAGAGGAGGGGTAGCTGCCCTACCGCCCTCTTTCTTGGTCAATCAGTTACTGGATCTCATGTCTAGGCAGCGAAGGGAAGTTATACCAAAGTGTTCGGTCCACATAAACCAGGAATTGCTATTTTGTGAAACATGTGACACAGTCTTCTGCACAATATGCACCAAAGGTTCTCATAATGAATCTGCCGATTCATGTGAGCACACTGTCATCCCATTTTCTATTGCCATAAAGAGAATGTCAGAAATTTTATTGTACAAAGCAAACGAGTGTATATCTAAG TTAAACAAAGCACAAGAAAAAGTAAGGAGTGAGTTGCAAAGGTTGGATTCCGCACGAGAGGCAAACTTAGAACAAATTAGTATTATATTTCAACAGATTCAAGCACTAGTCGACAAACGTAAGCAGGAAATGATTGAAAATGTTAATTCCATTTGTACAGAAAAACGCAAAATCCTGGAAGAGCAGCACACTCTGattgaatcagaaaaaaataag GTAGAAGGGGAATGCCAGGGTTTACAATACCAAGTGGAAGTAAGGAATATCACACAACGAATTGAGAGTCTATCAGAGAAACTCGATGTTGCCATAACCTTGAATGATCCAAGGGAAAACGCATTTCTTACCTGTGATTTTAAGCATAACGACACTATCAAAACAATTTCACAACAACTCAATAACTTGGGACGGGTGAGAACAAGCACAACATTCCCCAGTTTATGTACAGCAGAAATAGAAGCAGAAAATGTAACTGTAGGAATTGAGTCAAACATATTATTGACGACCATGGATTACCATGGAAACTCTAGAAATTTTGGTGGAGATCCTGTAGAAGCAAAATTGTCGTCAGAACCACCTGATGGTTCTGAGCCCACAACCCTAGAAGTAATCGACTGTGATAATGGTACTTACAG aataaaattcAGAGTAGTAAAAGCTGGCAGTTACTGtgtaaaaattacaatatttgatcgtCCAATTAAGGAATATCCAATTTCCTTTGAAGTAACTGAACACAATAATCCTGTTACAATGTTTGGTACGAAAGGAAGTggaaaagaagaatttatgCAGCCTGTAGCAGTGTCTGTAGATGAAAGCGAAAATATCATATATGTTCTAGATACTGGAAATTCTAGAATAAAAGTTTTGgataaaaacttttcattcgTAAAACATATAACGAATGAAGGTCTTTTTGGCCGGAGTTGTACAG GAATTTCCTTGTCCAATAATGGTCTTGTAGTTATAAATTGGAGAACAAAATTCATCACCGAAATGACAGTAGATGGAAATACGATTCGAACATTTACTCATGGAAGTTTCTTAGAGCCCATCGATATTGCTGTAGACAAATCATATGGACACATTTTAGTTGCTGATAATGGTACAAGCTGTATTTTCGTTTTTGACGAGGAAGGAAAATTTCTGTTTCAG ATAGGAGGCAAAGAAGTCTTTCAGTCAATATCATCTGTAGCAATTGGCCCGAATGGTGAAATTGTCGTTGCAGACTcggaaataaaagtattttctgCAAAAGGTGATTTTCTGAAAGTAGTTGCAGACGGTGGAAAAG ctAAAGGTCGTTATGGCAGTATATCTGTGGACTCGGAAAATAGAATATTGGCCAGTAGAACTGACCACAAAGGAAAAAGTTACTTACAAATCTTATCGATAATTGATGAGAATCTAAACAGTTGTATTGATTCCCAAAATAGTAAACTCAAGAGACCCAGTGGAGTAGCGGTCACTAATGATAATCATGTCATTGTTGTTGACTTGGGaaataattgtataaaaaaatatcgcTACTGGTAG